ATGACTCCCCCATCAAGTGCCATTGAAATGGCCTCGACGTTTCTTGACGCAGCTGCACTGACGGATGCGCCGCTCCTGTTTAAACACTTTAACGAGAGAGTGGTTCCCCAGATGGTGATCATGCCGCTGGGCGACAAGTCCCCGTGGAGAATCATGAATCTCGCCGCTGCAATGGCGACATATAACGATTTGACTATCTTGGGCTCGCAGAGAATCAGCCATGCGCGTCTAGCAAATCTCTATGGTCTGCTGGCATGCTCTGCAGCGCATCTCTCATCGACGAACAACTCCGTCGGCTCACCCAGTCACTGGCAGCAGGCTGCCGGTCAGATGTTTGAGCAGGCCAGAGACCACATGCAAAAGTCGCTCCGATATGAAACCAAAGATCCAAAGAGAGCAAAATATAAGGACCAGCTAATGGCAATCTGTTGCCTGATTGAATACACGGTAGGTTGCCTGACCTTTATGCCTGCACTACTGACTGTCGCAGGTCATCTCAGGGCAGCAACAACATGCAAGAACACTCATGGTAAACGCCGAATACATCCTGCGCGTACGAGGGCTGTTAAAGAATCGAATATCGCAAAAGTCACGACTCCTTCACCATGTGTACACTTGGCTCCGCCTAGTCGGAGAGAGTACCTACGTCCTGCACGACTACAAcccatccacctccttcatcgAAGCCCTCGACTCGAACTTCCaacgccatcgccaaccaaCTGTCCCAGAAGGACAAAGCTCGCACGAATCCAACCCCCGGCTAGACGACTTCCTCCGGCTAGAAGCGCACGACGCAGACAGCgacctcaacatcaacgAGCCCAAAGACGAACAAGCCGGCCTGCACGATATCCACCTCCAAGACTCGCGTAGCTTCTCCGACACCCTTTACAAACAGGTCTACGGCATCCCCGAAACCTGGCTCAGCCTTCTATCCCAAACAACCCGTCTCGCAAACGTCATGGAGACATTCCGGCGCGCACAGCACGCAGGCGAGAACACCAGCCTCGAAGCATGGGAAGCCCTGCACCGCCGCAGTATCCGTCTCGAGAACCTCATCTGCTCGTGCGATATCACATCATCCACAAGGGCTGGAACCGAGCCTCCAAAGCCACATAGCCATATGCTGCGCGCGCTGAACGCAGCTCTTGTCATCTTCTTCTACAGACGTATCCGCCGGGTCCACCCTGCTATCCTGGCAGCGCATGTCGATGCTGTTATTGCCTCCTTGTCGGAATTTACGGCTGCCCTGACGCATGAACACCCGACTGGGCCTGGTGCGGCATGGCCCGCTTTCATCGCTGGATGTGAGGCATTGACGACGCAGAGACGAGAGGCCGTGTTGGCCTGGATTgatgcggcgatggcgagctGTGGTCCTGCGGGATTCGGCGTGGCCAGGGAGATTATGGTCAGTTTGTGGCGGAGGCAGGATGAGCATCTTGAGACGAATCGGGGGGAGCCCATGCCTACGTGGACGACGTTTATTCAGGAGAGGCAGATATGGCCGTTGTTCTGTTGAAGCATTATGCCCTACTGTTTATGTATGTAATGTGTAACGACTGCTAGCGATGTGACAATGTTCTTGATATTCATACTTCAGTACATACAGCCTCCGTAATGCTTAATTGTAAACACTAAATAGTCTTCACACCAGCATTCTGGATCAACGTCTTAAGCTCAGCCTGCAGCTCATCATTCAGCAACGCAAACGGCTTGCGCAGTCCACCAGTCGACTGCCCCCTCAGCTCTACCCCGGTCTTCACAGCAGCCGCATAGTTATGCGACTCCAGGAACTTGCAGATCGGGAACGCCTTGGTCCAGAGCTCGCGGCCGCGCTTGAGATCCCCGCGCACAGTCACAGCCTCGT
Above is a window of Aspergillus puulaauensis MK2 DNA, chromosome 2, nearly complete sequence DNA encoding:
- a CDS encoding Zn(II)2Cys6 transcription factor (COG:S;~EggNog:ENOG410PHC5;~InterPro:IPR036864,IPR021858,IPR001138;~PFAM:PF00172,PF11951;~go_function: GO:0000981 - DNA-binding transcription factor activity, RNA polymerase II-specific [Evidence IEA];~go_function: GO:0008270 - zinc ion binding [Evidence IEA];~go_process: GO:0006355 - regulation of transcription, DNA-templated [Evidence IEA]) is translated as MGSRSTRPRRSHTLGACRTCRRRHVKCDQKRPVCRTCRNLGVPCEGFTNEVRWMRSSSGSDKADDTTGTRRHLYTEQSRQSMSTSLGSNLVSGSISASLAEIDVKTRDPDRPVEGDIVVGPFAVLDFAPDASNNMQGQQQQQQQPESHKYTPPEPEGALRSPPQTVPDTAVAQDPGVALPSLLNDSPSHIDDFLHWSDILGLSPEQPGFFQPSMLNFDMYLSADAVADNTSNGFVIPEDFAPDQNNMAAMTPPSSAIEMASTFLDAAALTDAPLLFKHFNERVVPQMVIMPLGDKSPWRIMNLAAAMATYNDLTILGSQRISHARLANLYGLLACSAAHLSSTNNSVGSPSHWQQAAGQMFEQARDHMQKSLRYETKDPKRAKYKDQLMAICCLIEYTVISGQQQHARTLMVNAEYILRVRGLLKNRISQKSRLLHHVYTWLRLVGESTYVLHDYNPSTSFIEALDSNFQRHRQPTVPEGQSSHESNPRLDDFLRLEAHDADSDLNINEPKDEQAGLHDIHLQDSRSFSDTLYKQVYGIPETWLSLLSQTTRLANVMETFRRAQHAGENTSLEAWEALHRRSIRLENLICSCDITSSTRAGTEPPKPHSHMLRALNAALVIFFYRRIRRVHPAILAAHVDAVIASLSEFTAALTHEHPTGPGAAWPAFIAGCEALTTQRREAVLAWIDAAMASCGPAGFGVAREIMVSLWRRQDEHLETNRGEPMPTWTTFIQERQIWPLFC